Genomic window (Leisingera methylohalidivorans DSM 14336):
GCCAACAAATGCCTTTACCTTTTCTCGCTATTGCCATTCCAGTCATTCACTCATCCGGCGCTTGGATCGCCTCCACGGGAGCGGCGGGATATATCGCAGGCACGTTATCTAGTACATGGATCGGGGCATTTGTCCTCGGGAATAGCACCTTGCTCGGCAGTCTTGGTCTGGTATCGGCTGCCGGGATATTCGGCGCCACGGGCGGGCTGGCAGCATTCTCCTCGAGCGCTGCTCTTGGAGTAGGTTCAGCTCTCACGGCAGTCGGTCTCGGCGGAGTTGCCAGTACGCTCGGAATTGCCCCAGCAGCAACTTTCCTGGGTCTCACACCCGTCGGATGGGCTGCCGCCGGAACGGCGGCGACCCTTGTCGCAACACTAGGGTACTTTTTCACACGTAAGACGATGCGTCGTCTCAATGAAGAGCGTGAAAAAGGTGGCCTGGAGCCGATCACTCTGGCTCAAATTGTAAAGGAAGTACGGCTTCTAGAGGCCCAGTCTTTAGAAACGATCCTTGCCCGACTGGACACCGAATTAAACAATGTCTCCCTGTCCAGTGATCACAAAGAAGTTTCCGTCGATGGTCAGCTATTTTCGCTCAACCGGTTAAAATACGTGGTCAACAAAGACGGATCCGAAGAAGTTGTCTTTGTCACCAGGACGGGTCGCAAGAAAAGGGTTCTACTGGTAAGGGCTGCACCCGGTCCAGATGGCCACCCAGCCTAATTTCTTCATTCACTCGGTCAAGTTGCGTCGTCGGTTCCCTACGAAGTCGGGGCCACAGGCAGATGCTTGGCCTCAGCTTTCGCGAAGCTTTCGCCGGTCCCGTCCAGCACGGCCGCCTGGCCGGTGAATTGCTGCCAGCGCTGGACCGCGACATCGACATAGGCAGGGTTCAGCTCGATCCCGAGGCACACACGGCTCGTGGTTTCCGCCGCGATCAGCGTGGTTCCCGATCCCATGAAGGGCTCGTAGACCGCCTGGCCCGGGCTGGAATTGTTGAGGATCGGCCGGCGCATGCATTCGACGGGCTTCTGGGTCCCGTGCACGGTTTCCGCGTCCTGATCCTTGTTGGATATCTGCCAGAGCGTCGTCTGCTTGCGGTCGCCGGCCCAATGGCCCTTGCCGGTTTTCTTCACGGCATAAAGGCAGGGTTCGTGCTGCCAGTGATAATCGCCACGGCTCAGCACCAGGCGATCCTTGGCCCAGATTATTTGGGAGCGGATGTTGAAGCCGGAGGCCTCGAGGCTTTCCGCAACCGTCGTCGCATGCAGCGCGCCGTGCCAGACATAGGCCACGTCGCCCGGGAATAGCGTCCAGGCCTCGCGCCAATCCGCGCGGTCGTCATTCAGCACCTTGCCGGTGCGCTTGGTCGCGGCCGCTCCCGCCTTGTTGCGCCAACCGGGATCGTATTCGACGCCATAGGGCGGATCGGTCACCATCAGCAGCGGTGTCACATCGCCGAGCAGACGCTCGACGTCTGTTGCCACCGTCGCGTCCCCGCAGAGCAACCGATGCTTGCCGAGCACCCAGAGATCGCCGGGACGGCTGATCGGGGTCTCGGGGGCCTCCTGAACATCGTTCTCGCCCTCTTGGAAGGCAGTTTCCGGATCGACCTCGCCGGCCAACAGCGCTTCGAGTTCGGCATCGTCGAAACCGATCAGCGACAGATCGTAGTCCTCGGCCAGCAGGTCGTTCAGCTCGGCCGACAGCAGCGCCTCATCCCAGGTCCCGAGTTCCGTCAGCTTGTTGTCCGCGATCCGGTACGCCCGGCGTTGCGCCTCGGTCAGATGGCCCAGCACGATCACCGGAGCCTCGGTCAGCCCCAGTTGCGTGGCAGCAAGTACCCGGCCATGGCCCGCGATCAATTCTCCGTCGTCGGCGACGAGGCACGGCACGGTCCAGCCGAACTCTGCCATGCTGGCGGCGATCTTCGCCACCTGGTCCGCCCCATGCGCCTTCGCGTTCTTCGCATAGGGCTGGAGCTTGGCCAGCGGCCACATCTCGATCGCGTCCGGGGCAAAGCTCAGAGTCATTTGGGTCGGTTCGCCTCAATCGGGTGGACTC
Coding sequences:
- a CDS encoding site-specific DNA-methyltransferase, yielding MTLSFAPDAIEMWPLAKLQPYAKNAKAHGADQVAKIAASMAEFGWTVPCLVADDGELIAGHGRVLAATQLGLTEAPVIVLGHLTEAQRRAYRIADNKLTELGTWDEALLSAELNDLLAEDYDLSLIGFDDAELEALLAGEVDPETAFQEGENDVQEAPETPISRPGDLWVLGKHRLLCGDATVATDVERLLGDVTPLLMVTDPPYGVEYDPGWRNKAGAAATKRTGKVLNDDRADWREAWTLFPGDVAYVWHGALHATTVAESLEASGFNIRSQIIWAKDRLVLSRGDYHWQHEPCLYAVKKTGKGHWAGDRKQTTLWQISNKDQDAETVHGTQKPVECMRRPILNNSSPGQAVYEPFMGSGTTLIAAETTSRVCLGIELNPAYVDVAVQRWQQFTGQAAVLDGTGESFAKAEAKHLPVAPTS